GGTGAGGTGTGCCAGTGGCAGCCGTTTTCCCCGAAGGAGAGGTCCTGTATGCGAATGGGAGCACAACAGGAGCCCGGAGGTAAGATGCCGCTGACAGATCACCAGTGGTACCTTTTCCCTCTCTGAGGACAAAAATCCTGGCTCCTACTTTATTGCACATGCTGTGGAGATGCTAGCTGAGTGCTGCTGCCTGTCAGAAATGCCTCCTTCAAGATACAAGGGTGCCTCACTCCCACCTTGTGCTGGCCCCGCTGCAGGCCAGTCAGCTCATGTGCTCGCTGGAAGCTGTCTCCCAGATGTGTCCCACAGTCAGGACAGTCTTCCTAGGAATATACCTCTGGAGTTTTATCCCATTCATCTCAGTTCATGTGGAAATTAATTGTACATCAGAAAACAGATCCGCTATTTTCAGTCAAGTATTTGTTCTCATGCCTTCCTCATCTGTGCCTCCTCCAGCATGGTGCATGGATTGTCCCATGTGTCCTTAAGAGTGGTTCTTTCTGCACAGTCTTTCCTCCTATGATGTCTGACTTCTATgtctattttctctttaagaagCACTAGTGAGTGACTCTAACTCAGTAAAGATCATGGTGTGTGCTACGTTCCCTATAGGGATTTTGGCCAAAAGAACTGGATACTTTCTGTCAACATTGCATCTTTCCAGGACCCCCTGGTTGACCCAACTTGATCGAGCATCCACAGAGCCTGTGTAGCTCACTAGTCCCATTCTTTGTAGTCTTTAATGCAGTCTGGGATCTGACCCTCGGTTCTGGggcttcctgtttttcttgtaCCACAAGAAACCTGTGCCCTCAAAATAATACTCACTTAGCACTAGCTACTTCATCTTTGAGCTTCATGTGGCTAGTAACTGATGGGAATGTTTTCAAACTTGTCTTACCAGAGGTGAGAAACCTTTCTGAGGGGGAAGCACTTGAAGGTGCTATGCTTCATACCCTATCCTCACGTATCCTTGACACTCTGGATGTCTCAGTCAGTGACTTATTTCAGCCATCCCACTATCTGGTGCTGCTTCTTGCAGCAGATATTAGGTTAGATGGACTGGACTAACAGGAATTCTTTATGGAATAAACTACTGCCCATGTGGCAGGTCAAGAAGTCTaattctctctcctcccctcttcagcttgtttctccctctccttaTGGAGGAGGTAGCTGTAGGATTGCAGTCTTGCCGTTGCTGGAGGCACTTCCAAGGCAATTACAGAGCAATGGTGATGCCATGGATGGTGACAAtcctttttctgctgcagaagttTGAAGGTAAAGTGTCAGCTAGGAAGGGTGTGATTAAAAGAGgtcagaagaaaagcatgaaaaggTAGTTTCCCAAAGTGATAGAGAGGAATTGACCTTCATTCCTTACAACTTGTTTCACAAcccttccagctccagggaCCCAGGAGGAGCAAACCCCAGAGATCAGTTGGTACCCAGAAACTTGCCTGGGAATTAGGACTATCTTGGGAAGTGTATTTGTGTTTAGATGCTATCGTAGGAAATATATGTGTCTGGTGGCTGAGAGAGTAGGACATGAGACTTCTGAGTATAGGTAGATTAAAATTGCCTCTCCTCCATTCCACCCAACCTTTGAATTGCAAAAGATACCACCACTTTCTTGTGTCCCACTTTGCCCATCCACAGACTTCCTTCTCTCAGGTGTCCTGCACCAAACTTGGGGCTGGACAAAACTCAGAGCCCTTGCATCACCGGGCAGCAGCTCTTGAACTGGAAAAGGCTTTTGTATAAAGGCTGGGAAATGCTGTCAAGCTTTTGAGAGACTAGACCTTTGTGCACATTTGGCAAATGTGTTGAGGTGGAAGAAGCCTTCTCTGCCCATCAGGGAGCATAAAAACTCCTAAGGGAGAAGCCATTGGTCCCATAAGAATTTATCAGGTTAAATAGGCAAAAAAGCTCCACTGTTTGTAGACCAGTGCCTGTATGCAAAGTAAGCTAGTAAGCTATTCTCATCATGTCCTTCCAAACCTCTCCAAGGACTAAGCCCAGTGGAGGCTTTGAAGTTTCTCAGGTGATGCTTTGCCCAGGGATCCAGGAAGGCATAGTCATTTTCTCCTGGAATTGAGAGACATGGATGCATTTTTCCATGTCATTTGGGCTCTTCAGTTATGGCAGGAAGACGGGCATGCCAccctgcagcagagagcagctcaAGCCTCCAGAACAACTGACTAGCTCCAGCAACCAGGACATCATCCTAGTTTTTCCAGGGTTATGCCTCTCtgtgcttgtttttgttttctggcaaTGTAGGATTAGTCTTCTAAAGGAGAGAAGAATTcgtgtttggttgttttttttttattattattatttcaaaagagGTGATAGGTGTTTGAATATCAGTGGACAATGGGAATCCTAGTCAACTGCTTCTTAAACCTGCTTCACTAGCAAGCTGGGAGGACACAAAGttgaaaagcttttccttttgggAAGGCATCCCGGACCATGCTGAAGGAAGCACTGTGGAGACCTTCTCCTCTATGTGTAAGCCATATGGGAAGCACAGTGATTCTGAGCAGGCAGCACTGTGAAGCGCCAGGGCATGCATGGGAACTGAAAGCAAGCCAGGAACAGAGTGTGACTCCAGCAGTAAATGCCCATAGGCTTTTTAGGTACCTATGCTTCTATTCAGAAAGAtatttgtctgtctgtccatcaCACATGCAGGAGTTATTTAATCCCCCAGAGCAatgacagaagacaaaaaaaccagAGACAACGGAGTATACAAGTTTAGGAAGGggtttaatttttaagtgaaattGTGTAAAGTGCAAATAAATCAATATAAACATTCAGGGAGAGAGAGTGCAGTCCAGGAGTTTACCACTTTAATTAGCTAGAGGATTAAAATGGTTTTGGAACAACAAAACAGCCAGATGTGAATTCTTTGGTCTTTTTGAAGGACTTTCTTCAAGAATTTGGTGACCTCCTCCCTGTGGGAAAGAAGCACAAAACATAAAGAATGTACTGGAAATGGACAATGCCGACAACAGTGTTTTATTCCTAGTGTTCCTCTAGCGTGCCCTGAGGAAGGTGGTGCTAAGAAAAGCAAACCTCGCAAAGTTTACCCTGTGGGATCTGTTCTAATTATGCTCCACTCCTACTGCTGAGTAGTTTCTACCTTCAGTGAACTGTCGCATTGACTTGGTAAGTGTCATAGTATCTCTCGTTTCCCTGCCAGTAGCCCCACTCATTGAAGGTCCACAGGATTTGTTTGGCAATATGTAGGTGTGCAGGCAGACAGTGTGCCAGactgctgcactgctgctcCGTTACCTCTTGGTTGCAGTGGGGGCATGCTACAGAAGGAACATAGTGGACAGAGTATACAGGAATGTGTTTTTCCCAAGTTtgttcctcttctttctttctgctaatATGATGAAGCCCTTGCAGTCAGGGAGGGTAGTGAAATGAGAACCCCAGTAGGTTTTATCTTGAAAATCAAATCTCAATGAATTTACCATATAACTTCTGAATTCCTTTCCTGTCGTCGTCTGAAAGTCTGAAGGTTGCTGGGTTCACATATGAGTAGAGAGGGTACATCAGAGCTTCACGGACATTTGAATGAGCAAGTCCCAAAGAATGGCCGAATTCATGAGCAGCAACAAGGAACAAATTaacttctgcagcacagaagcaTAGAAATGTATGTTAAAGGCATGACATTTCTTTTTAGCATACAAAGAATTGAAATAGCAGGAGAATTTATCTCTTTCATTCCCTTGGAATGAAAGCTTGGATTTTTGATCAGTTATTACTGAACTTCCTTAtgtaactaaaatattttaattaaaaacattaccaTTCCCTTGCATGTGCACCTAGAGAACCTGAGCCTCTTTCTAACTCTGTTTTTAGTCAACCGTATTCCTACAAGCAAGTAATTTTACCTTTTCATAATTTATGTAGAAAACAGAGGCTCATAGTCCTTGTTTAGCCTGTGAAAAGTGCTTTAGAATATGTACAGAGCAGGCATTATGTAGCTGCTAATGATAATGAAGCACAAGTACTTAGAAAGGTAgttgaaaagaacagaaatgttgGTACTGAAAGCGTTCAAAGCATGAAGAGTTATGGAAAGCATATCCTACGGCTGTGTTGTTCtaacatgtaaaatatttgcttttctcccttcatACACAATGTGGGTTTTACCTTGATTGGACTCTGACCACCTTTCATCATCATCAAAATGAGCATCTCCACCAAGCCCTTCTCCAGGAGCATATGCATGAGCTAGTGTGTTACCTCTTCCGTCAAAAGGATTTCCATCACCATGCGCTgcatttgaaaggaaataaaagtcaTCAGATGGCATCAGCTGTAATGTTTAAATTCAGCAAATTGGAGCATGTTGCTTGTTTGTGCTAGTTTTGTGCATTAccaatcctttaaaaaaatcctacaagAGCAGCAAGGTTGTAAAAACAAGGAGCAAGGCTTAGGAAACACTCTCCAAATTCATGTCTTAAGTTCAAAACTTGTATTTGATAATTCAGGCTGCTGCATGTTTCAGAAAGAGCTGAACATCTTCATCTGAGCCTTTGtcagaaatgtgtttctgaGGCAGCAATCAGggattatttcagaataaatactTAATGCTTGACAACATTATAAGCACCTGAATGTTTTCAGTGTTGGAAAGTGCTGGGCAACATTAGTTGTAGACATTCTCACTTGTACTGATTTTAGTGGAAGACAATGATGTGGGATAGATAACATGTTCCTGAAGAGCTGTGTTTATTTGTCCCCAGCCTTGGGGTATGGTCTATTACCTACTTCTATCACAGTGCATGTGGAATGTTACCATTTCCTACCTCGAGTGCAAGAGCTGCCAGGATGGTATATTTGTACTGGCTTTGAAAATTTTCCCCTACCCCTTAGTGAGCTTCTGGCTTGACTGATGAGTTTTTGGGAACTCAAATGCCATTCTGTGTCCCTTCCCTCAGGCCATGTGGATGGACCTTGTGGCAGGGCTAACATGGGCAGAAAGTCCTAGTCCTAGTACATGCAAGGGATTAAAACCCATTCCAGCTTGCAGGGTCCTTTCTCACTTTGACACATTAGTCGACTCTTCATGGCAACATAATATTCTTCCTATCAGTGAAGCATGAGCTGGTATTTACGTGCAGTCATCTACTTACAAGCCAGGTATCTGACCCTCACTTACAGTCAATGGAGATATAGTAAATATTGTCAATAGATCTAGAGAACAAGTCAGCTAACCTTAAAGCAGGCATTTAGTTTGGCTGAGCTGAGTCAGTTTAGGTGCCAGGCACAAGTTAAATGTACGGCTACATTCATGTATTAGTCTGGGTCACAAGTGAGCTTCTGAAGTGACTCTGCTGGTCATCTGCTCTTACCATGCTGTGGCATCTCAGAGTGCACCGATGGGTTTCCTCTTAGAAGAAAATCCATCAGAAGATACTCTCTATGGCCAAACCTAATGCACCCCAGCTGCCAAAGACTGTTTAGTCCAGGGAATCAGACTAGTTCTAGATCAAAGTATGGCTGCCTGAACCTGCCTGAATGAAGCCTGTGGAGGCTGAATCTTCAGAACCAGATGGTTTGCTCTACAGATCTGGTCCCATTAGTTGTCAAGGCAGAGAGAGCTTTGAACACCTAAATTTAGGTGTCTCATTCTGGAGCTAAATTTCCCCTGCATTTCATGGCTGTAACTCTGAAAGTACTTCCTAAAGGTTTCGTAGGTGTAAAACTGAATCATAACGTATACATTTGGTGGCATGataaagagaagataaaatttATGCAGACTTCAGGATAATTCCAAACTCTGATCTTTCTTAAAGCTGTGGctataaaaatacatgctttgaGTCAAACATGGacaattgcattttaaaaattataggTATTCTCACCACGACGTGCAAATGCAATCACAATGTCTGCATTTCCCCTGAATACTCTTTTGAACTGCAGTGGAGTCACATCACTCCATACCATGAAAGCCCTCCTAATTGCATCATCCACTTTCTTTTGGGGTAGATCAGGTGTATAATTGACAATCctggcagcaaaagaaaaaagattaatgtCATTTAGGGTGTGAAGGAAACCCACATAGTTAAATACAAAGCAATCCCTTTCCCTGTAAAACCTGAAACATCACTAACTTGTAAGTCAAAtgtgtctttctccatcttggaTTTCCAGGAAATGTTTTGTAATCTGCTATATCGGGGACTCCACATCTGGGCTGTTtcattgtttcttctgtttctgcatttaattttccagtCACGGTCAGGTGGAAAAacctttgcatttctttaatcCTCTCTTCTAAGCTTAGGCTTTGTGTTTTTGTAACAAGTGGAAAGAATTTATCAAGATATGCCTAGaagaaatagaggaaaataaaaattaatatataaatatgtgatCTTTTGGTTCATTTGATTGAATTGTTTCATTGTCCTGCAGTCATGGCTAGTTttagatgtattttttctttccatttcagtttaCCAAATGCTGTTCTCTCTGTAGTAGGGATTATCATATATAAAAAGATTTGCAATAGCAGCAAGACACTGTATGCAAGCAATCCTTTTAAGTAAACATAATTTACTGAGCATTCAAATCTGCAGCCTTCCAACACAGTCTGCGTAATATTTttgagatgttttaaaaattacacgCTCCCCTTTATTTACCAGTTGGAACTTGGTCTCTTTTCTAAGTTAGACTTAGAGTGTCTAAGCTAAATAGCAAGTTTAAATTGTTTTATGTCACCTCTGCAAAAACTGTTGTGATAGTGTAAGGTAAGAAGATGACATAAACAGATAGAAGAGGAATGTAGAAGCTGAATCAAAAATCAGGTTATTCATAATGCAATTCCATTGTCCCCAGTAACATACCTTTACATTCTCAGTGTCTGTGTTTCTCCATGACTCTGGTTCACGTTGTGCTGGGAAAGCAAGACTCTCAGATAGGAGGACGGCAGCACAAAGTAAGAGGTATTGCATAGTGCCCAGCTTGCCAGGGGGCCTTGCTATAGCAGAAAGGATTTGATCTTCTGTCTCCTAAGACTGCAGCTAAAATGCTTATATAGATCCTGATAGCTCCAAGCAGCAATTACATATGTGACTCATTTTTTGGTGGTGTTAATATAATGTCATCACTATTCTAGGAAGCAAATGAAAGCATGTTAAACAATCTTTCCTTTGACTTCCCTGTTGATGTCATGTCAGAGATAGCAGCCGGCTTTGGCTCTCTCTTTTCATATTATTCCAGTAGTGAAACCAGAGGGTCATAGGGAAGTTCATTTTCTGTAGCTTCATCAGTACAGTTACTGTATAATCACTTCTTACTGCACTTCCCCCAAGTCCCTCATACACAAAGGCATTTTGCAACAGCCTTTTGGTCAGACCGTCTGCCTGTATTAGTTGATGCAGAGATGAGATGGATGGGAGTGCTATCTCACTGAAACTACTGGCATTTCCTAGGAAGCATGCACAACACTGTCTAGGTAATTTTTCTGATTCAAATTCTCTTGTGAGGTACCCTGTGCTCCCGGAAATCCAGTTCAGTGAAGATAAAaagctttctgctgtttttacaGAGATCAGAAGAGAACTCTTTAAATGTGCCTGCTAGAAATAAGAGACTGCGGGAAGCCTTTGTCCCTCTCCTTCCAAATGTGATGGCTTTTTAGGACAGTCTCTTTACATTGGAGAACTAGatataaaacataatttacaAGAATGGGTGAAAgccctcaggaaaaaaaagaggagcttACCCTAACAAACATGGAGCTATCTTCTACCTTGGGCTGTACCAGTGCAATCTGACCATGAATCactgacaaagaaaaccaaagctaaGCAGGGCAGCCAAAACCTCCCTGTTCCCCTAAGATGAACACTGGTCTCAGCTTCACTCCACCAAACCCcactggaagtgatggtttttGAGGACTGGAAACATCAATCCACAGGCTGGCTTGTGAGTTTTTTTCAGGCCGTGCAGTTTTGTGACCATGTTACCTCTAATCTGAAAGGAAGAGCGTGCAAATGGGTTTTCCCCATCACATTTTGCACCATCACTGTTTCTCACAGTAGGACAACTCATATGGGTATATGAACACGTATGGAAGGGTTTGTGAGTTACTAGTTTAAGCCCAATGTACTTCTGACTAACGTGACGAGAAAGACTTTAATTTCAGAGAGAGATGGTCTATACCAAAATACTGTTGAATTATGCAGAAGAGAACTACATTACACAGTAGTGTCCGAAATTGTTGCTGAAGAAACAGTGCTTCTATCTGATGTTGAGAACAGCCCAGACACCTGCCATGACATCATTTCTGTACATTTTGGTAGGCTT
The Phalacrocorax aristotelis chromosome 1, bGulAri2.1, whole genome shotgun sequence DNA segment above includes these coding regions:
- the MMP7 gene encoding matrilysin — encoded protein: MQYLLLCAAVLLSESLAFPAQREPESWRNTDTENVKAYLDKFFPLVTKTQSLSLEERIKEMQRFFHLTVTGKLNAETEETMKQPRCGVPDIADYKTFPGNPRWRKTHLTYKIVNYTPDLPQKKVDDAIRRAFMVWSDVTPLQFKRVFRGNADIVIAFARRAHGDGNPFDGRGNTLAHAYAPGEGLGGDAHFDDDERWSESNQEVNLFLVAAHEFGHSLGLAHSNVREALMYPLYSYVNPATFRLSDDDRKGIQKLYGRRSPNS